AAGGCAATAATCGGTCAGTTGCCAATTGTCGTTACCCCAAACACAAAGGAGGGTTGTAAAGACATACAGGCATAGTAGCCATCTGCTCAATAGCTCTCTCGCGCCATGCATTATTAACAAGTCTTTCTTTCCGCTCCCCTGCCTGCGCAGCAAGCTGGGAGCTTGAGGCTGCGGGGTTGAGTGCACCGCTCGGAAGCTGGAATAAACTTGTCGGTCCATGGAAGGAAACCCGGCCATCATGTTCAACTTTCAGCCCTTCAAAGTCTCTGGATAGATCCTGATCGTCGTCTGTATCATTCCCTTTTCGGTTAAAAATCCGAGAATTCAAGCTGGTCTCACCCGTCGAGGTCGCGGAGGAAGGGCTCCCTTCGGCAACATCCCGGGGTTGTTCGTTGCGGTGCTTTGCCAGAACATCTTCGAGCTCTGCCACTCGCCTCTCTAGTTGTTTAGTGTAAGATAAGGTCGGTGCCCTAGAGCATGAATGGTTAGCAAGCGATAGGGAAGATCGGCGAGTATCCAAGGATAGGTTGCATGATTTATGCAAGGCTAGccaacaaaaacaaagaggAATGAGCTGCCAACGAAGGATTACGGCATTTAATTAAAAGTTCGACTTACAAGCTATAGACACACGAGGTTCCTCGTGCTGCACACCGTGAACAAGATGGGCTGGCTCCGTTGCATTTCACCTAGACGACGAATTGACGGTCAGCAAGAAGGAACAGAGCTTCGGAATCTATCCGAACTCAAGCAGCAGGACGAAAGTGACAGGAAACCCACTTTGCGCTTGCGACAAGCTTCACAGGAAAAggcgctcttcctcgacggATTGGCCTTCACTGGCACGTCGGCCATATCCGAGGACTTGGCTTCTTTGACCATGAGCAGGCCGCTAAGATCGCCATGAAGACAAGAATcaagagagaggaggggagaAGGTAGTCCGCCAGAACCCCTGCTCAGTTATAACCAGAGGCTCTGCTTTCCGAAAAGTCGCGAGGCCAATAAAGTCACTCAAATTATGACagtctcaatctcctcatgAGGGGCTGAGCGGCACGGCGAGTCGGCGACATCAACTGCAAGGCGGGGGGAGAGTGAGACTGCGGTACTGCGCGCCTGAAGCTGGAGTCTGGGACCGGGACTGGGTGGGGACTGGAGAGAAAGTCGAAGACCCGAAGCTTCAGGTGTGATGGTGACGATTGTCTGGTTTGGGAAAATTCAACGATCGGCAGCGAATCATCGCTTCCATGATGGGCCTTCACCCTCGTTCTCGAAAATTTATCGCGGGCTAATTGTTCAAGGTTCCGCTGGCTGCGCAGTCGGAAGCTTCACGCGATCCTTGGTTGCTTATTCTTTGTTGGTCGATTGCACTCTGGACCCATTATTATTCTCTCTACTGGCTAAACTATTGTACATGAATCCACCACCTTAAGATATACAAGGTATGTAAAGATGCAGTATATACTATACAAAGtgcttctccaactgcaCCAATAAATCGTGAACTTCGTCAATCGGCACCGGGATCGCCCGCGGATTCTGCAGCACTTCTTCACCGAGCCGTTTAGCCAACACGGCCCGCAGCGTCTGGGCGCTGCGGTCAGGCTTGCTTTGCAGCTGACCCGTAATATCGACCGTAAGACGAGAGTTCGCTAAATCCTTGGGGCCAagaatgaagatgaggttgTATTTCATCTGCTTCGCccgctggatcttcttgccTAGTGTCTGGCTACCTGCGTCCACATCGACCAGGAATGTGGAGTCCACAGCTGACAGAGGTTGCGGTATCCCTTCACCTACAACACCCTGATCAAGAGCTTTGAAGCCTGATATCTTTGCAGCCGCCTCATGTGCTTGCTTCACAACAGCCTCGTCCTGATTCACGGTCAATACAATCCCCTGTCGGGGGGATAGCCAGAACGGCCAGCGACCGGAATATTCCTCAATGAGCAGTGCGAGAAAACGCTCCAGAGAGCCAAAGTTCGCGCGGTGAATCAATACGGGCGTCGCCCTTCCAGGTGTAGCGGGGTTGTAgtcatcctctccttccgcgACTTGGTACTCCAATTCAAACCGTTGTGGTAGGTTCATATCCAATTGAATAGTAGATAATTGATGATACTTGCCAGCTTTGTCCTGAAGCTGAATATCAATCTTGGGGCCGTAGAATGCGCCGTCGCCTTCATTTATCGCCCAATGTTTCCCTGTCTGGTCTAAAGCTTCGCGCAGCTGACTCTCGGCACTATCCCACAGCTGAACGTCACCAATGAAATCTTTCTCGGGCCTTGTCGACAGCACAAGCCGATATGGCCCCAAACCAAACGTCGTCATCACCAAATCAACAAATCCAAGCGCTGATTTTATCTCCCCCTTAATCTGTTGCGGGCGACAAAAGATATGGCCGTCATCTTGGTGGAATCGCCGAACGCGTGTGAGACCGCTCAACGAACCAGAAACTTCGTTTCTATGAAGCGGGCTGAAATCGGCGTAGCGGATAGGAAGTTCTCGGTAAGAGTGGTTCTGCGACTTGAACAACAAGCAATGCCCCGGGCAATTCATTGGTTTCAGCCCGTAGGACTCGTtctccccagcttctccgTCTGTATTTCCCATGGCTCCTCGCCCGCGCACCTCGTACATGTCATCTTTATAATTTTGCCAATGGCCGGACACCTCCCAGAGCGATTTCTTATAGATTGTCGGTGTTAGGACTTCGCGGAATCCATATTGGAGATATTGTGtgcggaggaaggaggtaagcttgttgatgatatgGGCACCGTTCGGAAGGAATAGGGGTGATCCGGGACTGTAGATAGATGTGGTAAAAAGGTCTTGGGCGGTCCCCAATGCGCGATAGTCAGCCGACGACGCAGGTTGGTTTTCCgggggctgttgctgtggttgttgatcaGAGCACGAGCAAAGGCGTGAAGATGTGGATGAAAGCCATTGAACTCTCCCTGGGGAATATCGGTAGCCAATTGGGTTTCTAGGTGGTATTGAATGTCGTATTAAAGGAGATATCCGACGCATGTTGACTCGATGAAGAACGACGTGCTCTCCGGTTGATCGCAAATTATTTGATTGATCGACCCCATTTTTGGAGAATCCCGTGATAGCCCAGTTGGGACTAGCGTTCCCGTGATGTTTTCTTCCCCGCCGCGACTTTTGGTCCAGAATAGATCGACAGAGTATAGGAGATCGGGTTTCCATCTTTCTTCACGGTTTACTGACTGCTTCCCTTTTTTGCTCCCGGAATACGGACGCGTGTGTCTTTCATATTCATTGTGTTGTGGAACGATACGCGCCAAGTTCGTTTCTAATCAGCACTGCCCGCGATATAACGGCCAAAGCTTAATATCGCGAACACAAAAGCATCGCATCAACTCGATGTCTACCTCAGGCCTTGGAGAATCATGGGTGGTGGCTTCAGTTGATGCCGAGAGAGAAGATACGACGGTCAAGCGCTCGCCCAGGACCCCTAGGCAAGCTCGAACTGGAACTCAAGATGGAAGTAACCATGGGTTGGACTCTACTGCCTCCTCGGTGTCTGGACCAGAGTTGATTATGCCTTCAATATACGAGACGCCTATTTCCGAAGCATCTTGGGTTGCGCCAGCGGTACGAGCAAAGCAGCCAAGTCCAAATATCAGGCGAAGACATCAACCCTCTGCCGAGACcacgaaagaaaagaaggctgTTTCCGACGCACCAAACAAGAACGCTCGTTCGACTACGACATCCAAGGATCAAACACGGACCCGTTTCACACTTTTTGAAACACCAATCCGATCAGttatcaacctcatcctTCTCGCGGGAATCTCACATTTGCTCATTTTGCCTGAACTTCTGCAACAGTATCCATCTATGTGTTCCATGGATCCACTTTCGGCATTATACCCATCTCCCTGTcgcagccatcttctccagtcTTTCAGCCCTGAGAAAAACAGCCAATCGGCGCCAATTGAAGCCGTTCTCTCATTTCAAATACACTTGGAATCTCTCTTCAATGCGACCCTGCATGAAATCGCTCCACTCAAGGGTTCGTTGAAACAAACAGAGTCTCAGCTCCGCACCGTCCAGCGTGGGCTGAAACATGCACACCCAGGCACAAAGCATGAACTGGACCTCGAATTCGAGAGTTGCTGGCGCGCCATCCGAATTGCAGGGTGGAAATTTGACACCCTCAAGGCCGACCTCCAATCGGCAGTTGACAGCCTAGTTGCAGCGGGTAATGTGAAACCGAATTCCCGATCTTCCATAGCCCAGGATGCCCGTTTATCCACCCAGATGCTACGTCGTGAACAGTATATCGAGCAACTAATGGCAAGGATGCGATCCAAGGCTGATTCACTTGCCGCCGACCTTGTCACCCTCGACGACCATCTCGAGTCAATCGAGAACATCGTGGATCGGGAAAGTGAAACGGCTCCCACGTACTCGCCCAAAGACTCAGCTAGTCGACTCATAGCTTTCGTAGAAGCCATCGTTCCTCCCAGCctttcgcttccttctttcctcagGCCGGCTCAGCAAGACACGCCCGCCGATGATAGCGACGATGCATCCCCCCTCTACCCAAAACTCACCATATCACAGACTTTCCACGAAGCGACAACTCACCACCGTCCTGTCGCTAATATAGCGAGGAATCTGTCCCAAAAGATACAGCAATCTCTccagaagaaaagaaacaccATTCATTAAACTCGCCACAATTGGCATGTCATGACGAAAATTCAGAATGAGATATGATACCCACGGACACAGGGACCCTTGAGCGTTAGTGGCGTTTGGATCTGGCACGCTATTTACCAGATTTACCCTATACATCCACATGCGCTTAACTTTTTCTTCACGGAGTAGGTAGCAACTTTGGTTTCAAGAATTTGgtatttctttattatccAGGTCATAAGTACCTTGGTATCTTTTGTGGGTAGTAATAGCATCCAAGCATTGGGTAAGGTGCATCAAGGAAAGAcggagaaaaaaaaataaaaccaCCAAGTCATAACACAGTACCATTCAAGGCAGGCATCAAACTAGCATCGGCTAGAACCGAACCAGAAAACATTAGGGTAGGGTAGTATATCCCCCGAAAAATGTCAGGCCTTGATAGCGAGAAATTAAAGGGGGAAGACGGGGGCAAGTAACAAGTTCGAACAAGGTAGCAACGGCGATAACAAGGTGGAGAAAAAAACGGCTACAACCTCATTGCTCG
This region of Aspergillus puulaauensis MK2 DNA, chromosome 5, nearly complete sequence genomic DNA includes:
- a CDS encoding uncharacterized protein (COG:S;~EggNog:ENOG410QEAG;~TransMembrane:1 (i135-155o)); protein product: MSTSGLGESWVVASVDAEREDTTVKRSPRTPRQARTGTQDGSNHGLDSTASSVSGPELIMPSIYETPISEASWVAPAVRAKQPSPNIRRRHQPSAETTKEKKAVSDAPNKNARSTTTSKDQTRTRFTLFETPIRSVINLILLAGISHLLILPELLQQYPSMCSMDPLSALYPSPCRSHLLQSFSPEKNSQSAPIEAVLSFQIHLESLFNATLHEIAPLKGSLKQTESQLRTVQRGLKHAHPGTKHELDLEFESCWRAIRIAGWKFDTLKADLQSAVDSLVAAGNVKPNSRSSIAQDARLSTQMLRREQYIEQLMARMRSKADSLAADLVTLDDHLESIENIVDRESETAPTYSPKDSASRLIAFVEAIVPPSLSLPSFLRPAQQDTPADDSDDASPLYPKLTISQTFHEATTHHRPVANIARNLSQKIQQSLQKKRNTIH
- a CDS encoding threonine--tRNA ligase MST1 (COG:J;~EggNog:ENOG410PG6E;~InterPro:IPR036621,IPR006195,IPR002320,IPR004154, IPR033728,IPR002314;~PFAM:PF03129,PF00587;~go_component: GO:0005737 - cytoplasm [Evidence IEA];~go_function: GO:0000166 - nucleotide binding [Evidence IEA];~go_function: GO:0004812 - aminoacyl-tRNA ligase activity [Evidence IEA];~go_function: GO:0004829 - threonine-tRNA ligase activity [Evidence IEA];~go_function: GO:0005524 - ATP binding [Evidence IEA];~go_process: GO:0006418 - tRNA aminoacylation for protein translation [Evidence IEA];~go_process: GO:0006435 - threonyl-tRNA aminoacylation [Evidence IEA]), whose amino-acid sequence is MRRISPLIRHSIPPRNPIGYRYSPGRVQWLSSTSSRLCSCSDQQPQQQPPENQPASSADYRALGTAQDLFTTSIYSPGSPLFLPNGAHIINKLTSFLRTQYLQYGFREVLTPTIYKKSLWEVSGHWQNYKDDMYEVRGRGAMGNTDGEAGENESYGLKPMNCPGHCLLFKSQNHSYRELPIRYADFSPLHRNEVSGSLSGLTRVRRFHQDDGHIFCRPQQIKGEIKSALGFVDLVMTTFGLGPYRLVLSTRPEKDFIGDVQLWDSAESQLREALDQTGKHWAINEGDGAFYGPKIDIQLQDKAGKYHQLSTIQLDMNLPQRFELEYQVAEGEDDYNPATPGRATPVLIHRANFGSLERFLALLIEEYSGRWPFWLSPRQGIVLTVNQDEAVVKQAHEAAAKISGFKALDQGVVGEGIPQPLSAVDSTFLVDVDAGSQTLGKKIQRAKQMKYNLIFILGPKDLANSRLTVDITGQLQSKPDRSAQTLRAVLAKRLGEEVLQNPRAIPVPIDEVHDLLVQLEKHFV